In a genomic window of Pseudoliparis swirei isolate HS2019 ecotype Mariana Trench chromosome 20, NWPU_hadal_v1, whole genome shotgun sequence:
- the LOC130210749 gene encoding zona pellucida sperm-binding protein 3-like yields MFRAKQIQPVDDSLSWRFPEDPVDSVKVAPVNFELRQPETDNRVAVRCGESRIQVEVSQDLLGLGKLIDPEDITLGGCSPTGIDDWAHVLVFEYELHNCGSKRVITEDDLMYAFTLIYDPKVSDGSQITRRQSAVIGVECHYTR; encoded by the exons ATGTTCCGGGCTAAGCAGATCCAGCCGGTGGACGACTCGCTGTCCTGGAGATTTCCAGAAGATCCAGTGGATTCGGTGAAGGTGGCCCCTGTCAACTTTGAACTGCGGCAACCAGAGACTGACAACCGCGTTGCTGTGAGGTGTGGGGAAAGCAGGATCCAGGTGGAAGTGAGCCAGGACTTGCTGGGCCTTGGCAAGCTGATAGACCCAGAGGACATCACACTTGGTGGCTGTTCCCCTACTGGGATCGACGACTGGGCTCATGTGCTGGTCTTTGAATATGAGCTGCACAACTGTGGCAGCAAACGAGTG ATTACCGAGGATGACTTGATGTATGCCTTCACCCTGATCTACGACCCCAAAGTGTCTGACGGGAGTCAGATCACGAGGCGCCAGAGTGCCGTCATTGGAGTAGAGTGCCACTACACGAGATGA